In the Primulina eburnea isolate SZY01 chromosome 15, ASM2296580v1, whole genome shotgun sequence genome, AGCTTAAACAGAATCTCCCCTTGTTCCAATGGTGTCAATGCGTCCCCCGGTCCCCCAATGGGAAGAATCTGGTTAGTCATTTCTTCGCTCAATATGCAATCTGTGATAAACGAGGCCAAATCTTGCTCGCTGATCGGCTTGCAGGCACATAATTTCCCGTCGCCAAACATGACATAAGGTTTCCCATCTTTAACCAACTCAACCTGGCCCGCCAAGCTCTTGAAAAATGCAGTAGGCCTTACTATACTATATGTGAAACCCTCTTCCAATTTGGCTTCTTCCATCAATTCGGCCTCGAATTTCAGCTTTGCTCGTTGAAATTCGAGAAGGGGCTTTTGCACACAGATGGCAGAAAGCAAAACAAAATGAGAAGCACCAAACTTCCTACCAGCAACAAGACTGTTCTTTGTTGCCTCATAATCAATCAACCACGAGTCCTTCACTCCACCATTTCTACTAGCAAGGCAAGAGACAACAACATCAACAGAAATCCCAAGATTTTCAATGCTTCTCTCTAAAGATTCTAACTTGGTAACATCCGAAAAGCACACATTCGCGCCATTTAACAACCCAGACGTTTCCTCTCTACTATTCTTCCCTCTTATACCACTTCTTTCTCTAGCAATGGCTATGACATTAAAACCTCTTTTAATCAACTCTTTAACCACAAAGTTCCCAATATAACCCGTTGAACCCACCACCAAAACATTAATATCTTTCGGGTTTTTACTTCTGAATGAAACCTTGGGTACTGTTTCGACATCTGAGGTAGACGTAGATACAGCAGTCACAAGTTTAGATATTTCTCTCCCAAATTTAAAGGGATGTGAGAAATAAACAGGAGGAAAAGGGAAAGCATATGGGACAGTGGTTACCTGAAGTTGACTATCAAAACGAGAGAATGAACACCCTTTATAGCTCAGATTTTTAGAGTAGTGAAGTGTGAGTCCATTATTGCAGTTGAAGGGGGTGCAAATTGACATTTTCTTGACTGCGGACACCTAAATTTCAGAACACAATTGGACCAAGGAAAAGCATTGTGTTAAAGAAAGTTCATGAAATGAAGAAAAAGGAGGGTGAACGGCATTAGAATCGTCGATTGTGCAACTACTGAGAGCTCAATGCCTCTATCGCAGTAGGATCCAAATGATTGGTTCATATTTGGTGGAAAGATACACGAGTTATGGGATTGGGTAACGCATAAATGGATTTGGGCCTCATGCTAATTTGCGGGCCAAAGCCCACAAAAGAAGTAAAAAATGATGTATGCttttcaaaattattactatttcataatattatatatatattttttgattttCTAATACTTTctaaagtataatttttttttttaaaataaaacaccccAAATACTTACCATAGGGGCTTAATTAAGATTTTGAACGTCTAATTTTAGTTTAAAAGGTCTAAAAAATTTAATTCTATATAGCATATTTtaccaatttaaaaaaaaaaattggagatatgaatatgatgctGTGTGTATTCCATAGAACCACAGAATTTCAATTATTGGTGGTTGGACATCCTCTCCTCGACATCCGTTTACTGTCTCATTGACTCCAAGTTAGTGAAAGTATATCAATATATTTTGATAgaataaattttcatatttaaatATGTAATTGAGATAATGACCATAAAGATAACATATAAATTTTCCAATCCATATTTACAACTAggggtgcaaacgaaccgaatcgagtcgaataatagtaaaaaagtcaggctcgaattcggctcgaaataggtatattcgagttcgagctcgattcgaagttcgataatttcaaatatttgggctcgagctcggctcgaaatgaagttcgagttcgagttcggctcgaaatattcgaatatattcgtgaactattcgaattattgctcggatattaaggtttgaaagctcgaaatgctcgaaatattcgaaatgtatatatatatatataattatattatattaataaaatattaaggctcgcgaactattcgcgagctatcgaacaaaataatttgggctcgagttcggctcgaaaaaaagttcgaacgtgttcgagttcggctcaaattcgataagttcgaatacaaatcgaatatttatcgagccggctcgaaaaactcgcgaacatgttcggttcgtttgcagccCTATTTACAACTATGACTCTTGTATACAAACATATTTCCCAATAACATATGCATAGGAGACCAATGTGATCATCCtataacaaaaaaaaagtaggtttcttgtgagacgatctcacgaatttttatctgtgagacatgttaactctatcgatattcacaacagaaagtaatactttttcatggacgactcaaataagagttatccgtctcacaaaatacgacatgtgagagacaaaatacgacatgtgagactgtctcacacaagtttttgttaaTAAAAATAGGTTCTACAACTGAAGCTTGGATATACATAATAAACTTAATCAATTCCGGACATTTAAAAGGCCAAAACAACCACAAGATCTTCAACGGCGAAAGGATGAAAGTTCATGCTACTTGTTCTTCAAACAAAGCCTCAAAATCTGCTTTGCCACTTCATCAACTTCTTGTTCTTCTTCCTCTTTAATCTCCTCACTCAATTTCCTTGCTTTGAACCTCATTTTTTCTTCACCGCTCCTCTCCGAAAAAACTTTACCGATCGCTTTCGACATCTCTTCCcctgtaaaaagaccgttttggCCCTTCACAACCTCCACTCCAACACCAGCCTCCACGACCAATCTGGCATTTATAGGCTGATCATATATACTAGGCATGGCTATAACTGGAACACCATAATACAAGCTTTCTGTTACAGAACTCCAACCGCAATGACTAGCAAAAGCACCTGTGTTAGGATTTGACAAAATCTTGGCTTGTGGAACCCATCCCTCCACAACTATACCTCTCCCATTCACCCTTTCAAGAAATCCTTGAGGCAGGGCCTCTTCTAGAGTGACACCCTTATCCTCGACCGAAAATTTTACCACCCATATGAAATTCACGTCGCATAGCTCCAACCCTTTTGAGATTTCTCGTATTTGATCCTTAGACAAGAAGTGCTCACTACCAAAGCAAATGAACAGAGTGGAGAATCGCTCTTTTCTACTTAGCCACTGCAGAATATCTgagttttcttcattttctttagaATCATGCACTAATAGTCCGGTGGGTACAACTCTTTTTTGACATAAAACAGAAAGATGATCCATATACTTACCATCAAACCCTTTACACCCCTTGATCAAAACAATTTCACTAGACATCCTAAATATTCCAAATGCAAAATCTTGATCAGCGTCTTTGATTTCCAGTTTAGACGGAGCTTTTAGATCGACTTTTTCATGGTCCAAGAGATATATTTCTTGAAAAGGAAAAGTAGAAATACTCCCGTATGTAtataaatgatgaaaatatgaaaaaggTGCTGCTCCTGAAGTTGCAAAGTAAACCGAAGGAATACCTTGGGATGAAGCAAGCTTTGGAACCCATGGTTGGAAGAAATCATATATCACCAAATCAGGCTTCAGATTATTGAAGATATCAGAGAAGCTAGAGCTTGACATTTGGAAAGCTTGCATAAGGGTTGGTGTCATGTTGGGAGGCAAATTCTTGGTTGTGTGGAGATCTGGAGGAAGCTGAGGCGAAGATGGCACGCTAAGTTCCACAAGTTCAATTGAGGAATCGACGGGTGAATTTTGCATAGTTTTCTTGATGGATTCAAGATTGATAGCGGAAGAACAAAAATATATGTGGAAGTTTCTGTTTGAGAGCCTTTTGGACAGTTCAAAAAAGGGATACACATGGGAGTAAGCTAGGTATGGAAACACTAAGATTCTAAATTTGGCCTGTCCTTCCTCCATGAATGGAACCTCTCTCTCAAATTCTTTTTGGTTCTATAGTTCTCAAGAACTTTGGTATGCTTAGATCCCAAATTTTCCAATGATTGTTGAGTAGGCGATAGCCTAAGGAAATATTATTTTAGTGTAAAAAATTTGACAGGATATTTTTTGTGGAAAAGTCCTTGCAATAAAGCAAATGGGtatgcataatttttttttggaaatctGGAGATCACGTGGGACTTGTACATATTTCACtcggaaaaaaaatatttatatcggataatttttcaaaaattcaaaatttttcatttattagatgaataaattttgattaaaaattttaattattttttagaacatgttaaaaaatatttatattaaaattcttATTAAGATACGCAATAATAATATCGATTTAACAACTCCCAGTTTaggttttgtatttttcaattttcAGCAATGCTTTCAAGACAAATCCTTTTGTTTTTAGTTGCATATTGGTTAAAGAAACAAGAACTAACAGTTGAATTTAATGCTTACAATAATTCTAATTTTAGGATTTGGATTTTTGTACTAATTTGATGCATTTATACCTGACAACATTTCACAAATTTGGATCAAACAATGAGTGATATATACCTAATTAAGTTACATCAacagattttattatttttgttgagaTTGGTCCAGCCTTGTAGAAGAGTTAATCAAGCTGTTTAACTTGGAGTAGCAACTGAGAAGTCAAGTCAATGTATATATCTATGTCAAGATTTATTTAGCAATTAAGTTAAGAAATTACAGTTAAGAGTTTCTTGGTCAGTCGACTTGTATATATGTTGGGCAGAGAAGCTTAGAACTCTTATTGTAATCCCTCTTCTAAATTTGACAGTGAATTTTCTTGGGGTTGGTTGCTTCCCCTGGAGTAGGTTTACGAACCGAACCACGTAATTCTTGTGTTGATCTTGTTTTCTTTTTTATCCTTCGTAGATCAATTTCTTGGAGTGTTACCGTGTGAATCTCTTCTTATGTGAGGTTAATAATCAAAGGCTTGAATCAATTCTCTGATGTGCTTGCTGTTGGTTGATCAGTATTGGAATTATTTGTGCAATCTGGAATGTGTTTTACGACAATTTTATTATCCATGCTTTATCGCAAAACAACAGTTTATCAGACTTGGTGTGTTAAAACatgtctttttaattttaagatCAAAGCCGATGTCACTGGTTTGAGGTTTGACAAACTCTATGTTTCGAGTTAACCAAACAGGTTCATTTCATAACTATAGATCTAAAGTTTGGATACATAAACCTCCATATTTTGTTGAATCAATTCCTGACATTAAGAAACACAAACCAACCAAAGATCAACTGAATTCTCAGCACCTTTAACTGTGAATTCATGCAAATCATACTTTACTTATTCTTCAAACAAAGCCTCATAATCTGCTCTGCGACTTCATCTAATTCTTGTTCTTCTTCCTCTTTAATCTTCTCGCTCAATTTTCTTGCTTTAGACCTTATGTCTTCACCAGTCCTCTCCACAAAAACTTTACGGATCGATTTCGACAGTTCTTCCCCTGTGAAAACACCATCTTGACCCTTCACAACCTCCACTCCGACACCAGCCTCCACAACCAATCTGGCATTTATAGGCTGATCGTATCTAATCGGCATGGCTATGATCGGAACGCTATAATACAAGCTTTCGGTCACAGAACTCCAACCACAATGACTAGCAAAAGCACCTGTGTTAGGATTCGATAAAATCTTGGATTGTGGTGCCCATCCATCCACAACTATCCCTCTCCCTTTCACCCTTTCCAGAAATCCTCGAGGGAATGCCTCTTCTAAGGTGATACAATCATCCTGAACTGAAAATTTTACAACCCATATGAAATTTACGTCGCAGAGCTCCAACCCTTTTGAAATTTCTTGTATCTGATCCTTAGACAAGAAATATTCAGACCCAAAGCAAATGAACAAAGTGGAGGAGCGCTCTTTTTTACTCAGCCACTGCAGAATATctgaatttttttcatttcctTTGGAATCATGCACTAATAGTCCAACGGGCACAACTCTTTTTTGACacaaaaaagaaagatggtCAATATACTTCGCGTCAAACCCTTTGGACCCCTTGATCAAAACAATCTCACTAGACAGGCTGAGCATTCCATCTGCAAAATCCTGATCAACATCTTCTATTTCCAGTTCAACCGGAGATTTTACACCTTCTTTTTCATGCTCCAGGAGATATAGTTCTTTAAAAGGAAAAGTAGAAACATTcccatatgtatatatatgatgGAAATACGAAAATGTTGCTGCTCCCACAGTTGCAAAGTAAACAGAAGGAATACCTTGAGGTGAAACAAGCTTTGGAACCCATGATTCGAAGTAATCATACATCACCAAATCAGGCTTTAAATTATTAACGATTTCGGAGAAGCTAGATCTTGACATTTGGAAAACCTGTAAAAGGGCTGATGTCAGGTTGGGAGGCACATTCTTGGTTGTATGGAGATCTGGAGGAAGTTCAGGCAAGGATGGCAAATTAAGTTCCACAAGTTCGATTGAGGATAATTGTTTTTGCATGGTTTTCTTGATGGATTCAAGATTGATAGCAGAAGAACAGAAATATATGTGGAGGTTTCTGTTCGAGAGCCTCTTGGCTAGTTCAAAATAAGGATATACATGAGAATAAGACAAGTAAGGAAACATTAAGATTCTGAATTTCACCTGTTCTTTCTCCATGGATGTACCTCTAGCTCCAATCTTTTTTAGTGgtatacaaatatatatgtgtgtgtgtgtgtgcatatACATGTGCATGATTAGTTCTTAGCTGTACAATGATTAAGGAGCAGGTGGGCAATATAGAATATAAAAATGAAGATTTAGGGAAGATCTTTGTTATGTGATAATATCGAAAGGGTGATTTTCGGTGACAAGTCCTTATCGTCAAATGGGGAAGTTTTTGAAAAATCCCCaatcaaaaaatttttttggctTCACTCCCtatccacaaaattgtggtactatgtcatacaaaatgtggtacacttcatgtggaaatgtggtacacttcatgtggaaatgtggtactaaaaaagtacctagggactgaacacaaaaaaaaatggcGGCTGAGAACTGAACCCAAATTTCCCGTCAAATTAAACTAGGGCCCGGTGCACAAAAAATTTTGGACaccaaaaatcatgtttgtatatatatattttatataagatTCTAGAACATCCGCAACTGGGTATATGCTAAtgagatataaaaaaaaaacttttaatatccaataattatcatattaatgGAGTGTTTGAGAgagtttttgtttattttaaagtAATTTTTCTATTTTGTTTTCTGAAAATAAGTGAGAAGCAAAAgtatgaaatttttgaaaataaaatcctaAAGTTAATATAAGCAAAATTTTGAATGtttgaagaaaaaatatttCCAAGATTTTTGTTGTCGTACAATTACAACAATATCCTTAAcctatataatatttttaaattgtctAATTTTTGGCAATCACACAATCAACaatgtatttatataattattattaaattttgaatatttaataataacatGAATGCTTACTTTTTATAACATGAAtgcttaaatttttttatataaattcacaaaatatgtaaaaataaataatctgaaaatataaaaaattaattttaaaaatataaaatgattGTAATAAAATGTGATTTTGAATTGTATAAATTTCATTCGAAACTCTTAAAaacttatatataaataaaatttaacattttaaaaaaatttcaaattttttttaaaaaattgaaagtAGTTGTAGAATATGATAACTTTTTTTCAAGGATTCAAATATCAAATTGTAACATAAACCATAAACTAAAAAGCATAAGCAGGAAAAAACATTCAATCTTGTTTCTAGCTTTTAGTTAAACGTTATAGAAGTTGAAGTATAAATTGATTTTCACAAACACCCCAAAATACTTCCACCCAACTAGGATCAAGAAAGTGCTTATTAGAAGTTCAGTCAAACACTCTCTAAATATGGTATATCAAATTGTAATACGAGTTGATATCCAACCAACAGCCGACGAAAAAAACATTATATACAAGAACAAAGGCAAGATGAAATCACTAGAAAAGGTGGTGTTTTGATATGAAGGTTTGAAATGATTTCATTTGATGTATTTGAATTCTACCACAATGCTGAGAAAATAACTAGTTTGTGGGACTTGAAATTTATTGTCCATTGATTTACCTAAATAAGCCAATGAATTTGTTATTATGGAATTAAAAAATGCAACCTTATGGCAATCTAAATACACAATGGCATACAAAGGATCACAaatgattatatatttttttttttgtggactACGCATCcaacaatgtgaaaaagtcATATACAGCTAATTGTATGCCTTTGATAAATCGCTATTTGTGAATATCAATTACTAGTCTCAGCGTTTTGAACTAAAGTCgcgtttgtttgtttgttggaTTAAATTGTTAGAAgcgagatttttttttttagtttttgctGTTTATTTGATACGCCCAGCAGAGAAGCCCATGttcgttttattttattttttcacgacaaattaaattatttcgacaaataaataatttccataaattttcattaaaaattaCGTTTTttaagcatatatatatatatatatatatatgaaaacaaATTAAGGTGAAGAACAGACAGATGCATCAGAAAGGGAATTAAACAAAAGCTATCATTTCTTTGTTTTTTCCCTCTCAATTCAGGAATCCTTTCTTCCCTTCATTTCAACACCAAATATGGGTTGTGGGAAATCAAAGCAGGCTGTTGCAACAGACAATACTGTTACCAAATCCAAAAGCTCGAATTCCATCAAGATCAATAACCCTGTCGTTGAGAAGGCTACCGAGGAGGAAAATGTTCAAGAATTTGGAAATGTGAAGCAAAATGATAGCCCTGATGCATTAATCAAGAAAGTTGAATATACTGAAAATTATATTGAGGAGACGAAggaaaatacaaaagaaaagaatgTAGCCGATGGAAACAGCGAATCCCGGGTGGAGGATAAGGCAAAAAATGTAGAAGAGGAGGAGAATTTTGTTGAAAATGATCAAGGAAAGCTGAATTCATACGATCATTCTCCAAAAAAGAACTTTCTTTCGCCGATAAGGGATTATGAAGAAACTATTGAATCCATTATTTCTGACGGGATATCTGGGAAATCCGAATACTATTCGCCCCGTGCTAAGGGGCATGTGCATGGAGAGAAAACAGAAGGGAATGATGCTGTGGAAGGAGAGGCAAAAGCAGATATAAAAAATGGTTTGTATATCTGAAAAGTTCTTATCATCTATACAAATGTCACGTCAAAATGCTTGTTTATCTATGTTATTTTGTCACGCCATTGTATATACGTCTTGTATTGTAATGTAATCTTGAGGTGCTGAATTTGCAGAAGAGGGAAATAAGGTTGATGAAGAGAAATTGTCTGCTGCCACAGGAGAAGAGAAGACTCTTGATGGTACTGAAAATTTAAGACAACAAAGTCAAATTTCCATGCCAAAAATGTTTAGATAATACGTTAACTACATGCTTTTatgcaaaatatatttatttttcaaaggACAGGGTAGTTTAAATTGTTGTGATACAAACTATGAAACTTTATATTTGATTCGAAAACTAATTCATTTGTGTGATGGATTGTGTAGCTCGCCCCGACTTAATTTCGTGTATGAACATAATGAACTGGTAAAAAAAGTGATCATGAATTTTTCTTCTACAAAGTTGTATTTTGTTATCGACATAATATTGCATATGATCAATAAACATTTCTCATATCGGATTTGGTGATGATTATGCAGGAAAGTGACACCAAATGATTTGAAGGCAAATTGAAGGAAAATGGTGATCCGATCCTTTTATTTTGTTTCTCACATTTTCTTTTCATTTACCAACTGCGCTCTTGCAAAAATTCGTATTTCAATGAAATTTGGCAAGATTTGTATCTCGTCTATTTGGCAAGATTTGTATCTGTCTTCTCTGTAAGAATTGCTGACTGAAAAATTATACAAGAAAAAATTCTCAGTAAAAGCTTAATcgcgatttttttaaaaaaattcatttgaatTTTGCATTAATCCGGCTATCAAATTTGAGCAGATATATCACCAACGATGTAGTACACGTACAAAGTAGATATttggattaaaatgatatatacaaatattaacaatatttatatataagatACTCTTTCCCAACCAAGGCCATGAAAACACAGGAGACAGCTACAACCAATAAAATAACCATGGGGCTCGTGCCATCATGTACACAAATCAATGGCACAGTTGACCAGAATCGAAATCTACATAGAAAGGCCCTGATCGGTTACCTCCTCTGTACTCTGTTTCAAAATTGGTGTGGGTGGATACTGGGATAAAATGAAATTCCCATCAACATCCATTTTTGCATAAGCAGCAACATGAGGATCCATCACAATTTTGCATTCGCTCGGTGAATCACATCCCATTTCAACGCCATAATATGACAAATGATCAGATATACTGTTCCCACTCACCGACCTACAGAGGAATCAAAGAAGTGGTTATCACAATGGTTGCCACTTAGCTAGCAATCACAAATGATATCAGCAGGAAAATACCCAAGAACTCCGGAGCAGTGCAGATGGGAGTGATGGATAGTTTCCATGTTTTGGGGGAGAGGTAAATGAAGAttgaaattttaataaaattaaacattTTTTTCCACGATTGAAGGGGATCCACCACTGATACAAGAGGAAGCAATTTGAGAACTAGAATATTCTTATGAAGGATTGGCAACAGTATAGAATCTTGGCTAAGTCTATCATTATTTAGTGTCCTAAGAGTCATTCATCACCAATTCACCATCCAGTAACTCTGGTGATCAGGACTATCTAAAAGTAGAAAGAGAGCATCGCCTACATTATATCTTATATACTACAGCAGCAACCAAAAATAACAGATAAAATTCACTGATTGAAATATGACAAAGCTTATAAGCAAATACTTGCCTGCTACATGTTGGATCTTCCCCAGAATCATCACAGACCTTCTCCACTGTAAAAGTCAAAATTTCAAACCCAATATTGCAAAGCCAAACCTACAACACGAAGATTGAGCAAGCAGAGAAAAATAATGAAGCAATGAAGGCCAAAATAACGCAAATGTATGATTCAAAAATGTTTACACGGTCATTAATTTGGGGGTCTATGAAGTCAAAGAACTAAGATACTG is a window encoding:
- the LOC140814505 gene encoding divinyl chlorophyllide a 8-vinyl-reductase, chloroplastic produces the protein MSICTPFNCNNGLTLHYSKNLSYKGCSFSRFDSQLQVTTVPYAFPFPPVYFSHPFKFGREISKLVTAVSTSTSDVETVPKVSFRSKNPKDINVLVVGSTGYIGNFVVKELIKRGFNVIAIARERSGIRGKNSREETSGLLNGANVCFSDVTKLESLERSIENLGISVDVVVSCLASRNGGVKDSWLIDYEATKNSLVAGRKFGASHFVLLSAICVQKPLLEFQRAKLKFEAELMEEAKLEEGFTYSIVRPTAFFKSLAGQVELVKDGKPYVMFGDGKLCACKPISEQDLASFITDCILSEEMTNQILPIGGPGDALTPLEQGEILFKLLGKEPKFLKVPIQIMDFAIGVLDFLVKVFPSLEDAAEFGKIGRYYAAESMLIWDPETGKYDAGKTPSYGKDTLEKFFERVLRDGMTGQELGEQTIF
- the LOC140814965 gene encoding mogroside IIIx synthase-like; this encodes MEEGQAKFRILVFPYLAYSHVYPFFELSKRLSNRNFHIYFCSSAINLESIKKTMQNSPVDSSIELVELSVPSSPQLPPDLHTTKNLPPNMTPTLMQAFQMSSSSFSDIFNNLKPDLVIYDFFQPWVPKLASSQGIPSVYFATSGAAPFSYFHHLYTYGSISTFPFQEIYLLDHEKVDLKAPSKLEIKDADQDFAFGIFRMSSEIVLIKGCKGFDGKYMDHLSVLCQKRVVPTGLLVHDSKENEENSDILQWLSRKERFSTLFICFGSEHFLSKDQIREISKGLELCDVNFIWVVKFSVEDKGVTLEEALPQGFLERVNGRGIVVEGWVPQAKILSNPNTGAFASHCGWSSVTESLYYGVPVIAMPSIYDQPINARLVVEAGVGVEVVKGQNGLFTGEEMSKAIGKVFSERSGEEKMRFKARKLSEEIKEEEEQEVDEVAKQILRLCLKNK
- the LOC140814941 gene encoding UDP-glucosyltransferase 29-like, with the translated sequence MHMYMHTHTHIYICIPLKKIGARGTSMEKEQVKFRILMFPYLSYSHVYPYFELAKRLSNRNLHIYFCSSAINLESIKKTMQKQLSSIELVELNLPSLPELPPDLHTTKNVPPNLTSALLQVFQMSRSSFSEIVNNLKPDLVMYDYFESWVPKLVSPQGIPSVYFATVGAATFSYFHHIYTYGNVSTFPFKELYLLEHEKEGVKSPVELEIEDVDQDFADGMLSLSSEIVLIKGSKGFDAKYIDHLSFLCQKRVVPVGLLVHDSKGNEKNSDILQWLSKKERSSTLFICFGSEYFLSKDQIQEISKGLELCDVNFIWVVKFSVQDDCITLEEAFPRGFLERVKGRGIVVDGWAPQSKILSNPNTGAFASHCGWSSVTESLYYSVPIIAMPIRYDQPINARLVVEAGVGVEVVKGQDGVFTGEELSKSIRKVFVERTGEDIRSKARKLSEKIKEEEEQELDEVAEQIMRLCLKNK
- the LOC140814075 gene encoding uncharacterized protein, with product MGCGKSKQAVATDNTVTKSKSSNSIKINNPVVEKATEEENVQEFGNVKQNDSPDALIKKVEYTENYIEETKENTKEKNVADGNSESRVEDKAKNVEEEENFVENDQGKLNSYDHSPKKNFLSPIRDYEETIESIISDGISGKSEYYSPRAKGHVHGEKTEGNDAVEGEAKADIKNEEGNKVDEEKLSAATGEEKTLDGK